The Camelina sativa cultivar DH55 chromosome 16, Cs, whole genome shotgun sequence sequence CGAAGGTCCAGATGAACTATGTAGAGGAACCATTGGCCAGAGAGAAATATGGAAACAGAGAGTTTATGGAAGCACCACTTTACGGAATTTGAAAATGGAGAAAGCCCACAAAACTTTATACCTGACTCCACCAGCATTGATATTTGGGAATGCAGCTTGTTGATTATTCGATTGTTGATTAAagcttgcaaagagatttggaggTCCAGATGAACTGTGCAGAGGAGTAGTTGGCCAAAGAGAAATATGGAATTCAAGAGTTTATAAAGGTAACACAAACTTGTCAGGAATATGGAATATGGAGAAAGCCCACAAAAGTTGGCACCTGACTCCACCAGCATTGGTATTGGGAAATGTAGTTTGttgattatttgattggtgactGAAGCTTGCAAAGGCATTCAGAGGTCCAGATGAACTATGTCAAGGAACAATGGAAAACAAGAGTTAGTTTATGAAGGCAACACAAACTTAttgaaatatatgaaaaaaaaacggAGAAATCCAAGAAAGGTTGATACCTGAGTCCACCAGCATTGGTATTGGGGAATGCAGGTTGTTGATTAAAGCCAGAGAatgctggaggagaagaatTGATCTGATTAGTCGGTGGGAATATATTAGGAGTGGGTGCAGCAAACGGGCTTTGGTTGGCGGTAACAGAGCCTTTGTATGGATTCCGCAGAAAGCTTTCAAACTCAGCTATTTTGGAGTTTTGCAAATTTCTCTCCCTCTCAACCTATATAATGCACCGTTATAAGTCaggaaaagagaaaatcaaCTTATGTCGCATGAGTATGGAAAGAAAACTAGTGTAAAGTATAACAAAGATAAGAAAAGTTAATCTCACAATAGACTGTAGGGGTATTCCTCGTTTAGCTTCGTCGTATGCCAATGCGCGTAGCTCTTCATAGCTGATATCACCAGTAACGTCACATGGAAAActagaagaaacaaaccaaaaagagaagagagaaaagatcagACACGTTATAAAGAATGGATAAAGATCAAGGATGGTGAACAAAATGAAGCAAGCAATACTGTACATACTATTTCCAGTGGCCGTAGCATGTGAGTTTCCACATGGGTCTCTCATTCTTAAAATCGTCTTGCATAACCCGCTTACACGCAGCAGGATCCGTGCATCTTTTTTGCATagaaaccaatagaaaaaacaGTAAActtccaaaagaaacaaacggCAAAagtgtatgatatatataaagaagaagcaTATGGAAACAGATATACTCACTTATGGTCAGCAGACTGCGTCTGTTTACCACCAGTCTGCTGCGCAGAAGCACCAGCAGCAGCATTAGGTGTAGAACCCGTCCGTGACCATGTATTCTCAAAAGGCTGAGTTTgcaaaaaagcaaaacatcatATCAGTATCACACCATTCATTCAACAGCAAGAAAAGGCACCATTTTTTCTCATCCAAAATAAGAACGGTAATTGCATCTTAAAAGAGGAAAAAACCTGGAACTGATTTGGTCTGCTGGAAGCACCACCACTTTGTACACCAAATCCAAAAGGGTTAGAACTCttttgttgctgctgctgttgtggCTGTTGTTGTGAACCAAAGCCAAAGGGATTATTTGGTTTAGCCTGTTGTGGATGAAGAAATCTACAGTTTTCCCCAAACCTACAACTGCAATAACAACACCCAACGACAACAATGGGAATCCAAAAAATTAGGTATCTAACAATTCCGCCACTAGTAGGGATCAAAGTCAAGAAACATCGTTTATACACATTACTTCCGTCGCGCAAAATTAGattgttttcaaattaaatCCCCAGAATACACAACAAGAAACCTAAATTTCTTCAATCGAAAACTCTAattaaacaacaacacacaagcacCAAACTGAGTCAGAACACCCTAgaacagatgaagaagaagaagatgaaaagggAATTTAACCTGCCACGCTGAAAGTTTCTGCACAGTTCCTTTCTCATTCTCGCTGCCTGCTATAAACCTTCAACtgagtgtatatatatgatgattttgCTTCTCTAAGGAAAAAGAGGAAGGAAGCGTTAGATCGACGACGAATTCTGTAAGTTACGATAATACCCTTAATAACATTAAGGTATTCAGGGGCATAAACGTAAATCCTTGAAATTTCATCATCCTCCTTCTTTCTCTTATCCATCATCGTTAACTTTAGTCGTTTCTACACCAGGAAAAGAGTAAGGTAAGCTCTGAAGGCGAAAATGGCGGTTTCACTCCCGAACTCGTTTCTGCAGATCAATCCATGTGTTCCTTCTATGGAATNNNNNNNNNNNNNNNNNNNNNNNNNNNNNNNNNNNNNNNNNNNNNNNNNNNNNNNNNNNNNNNNNNNNNNNNNNNNNNNNNNNNNNNNNNNNNNNNNNNNNNNNNNNNNNNNNNNNNNNNTTAGCTTCGTCGTATGCCAATGCGCGTAGCTCTTCATAGCTGATATCACCAGTAACGTCACATGGAAAActagaagaaacaaaccaaaaagagaagagagaaaagatcagACACGTTATAAAGAATGGATAAAGATCAAGGATGGTGAACAAAATGAAGCAAGCAATACTGTACATACTATTTCCAGTGGCCGTAGCATGTGAGTTTCCACATGGGTCTCTCATTCTTAAAATCGTCTTGCATAACCCGCTTACACGCAGCAGGATCCGTGCATCTTTTTTGCATagaaaccaatagaaaaaacaGTAAActtccaaaagaaacaaacggCAAAagtgtatgatatatataaagaagaagcaTATGGAAACAGATATACTCACTTATGGTCAGCAGACTGCGTCTGTTTACCACCAGTCTGCTGCGCAGAAGCACCAGCAGCAGCATTAGGTGTAGAACCCGTCCGTGACCATGTATTCTCAAAAGGCTGAGTTTgcaaaaaagcaaaacatcatATCAGTATCACACCATTCATTCAACAGCAAGAAAAGGCACCATTTTTTCTCATCCAAAATAAGAACGGTAATTGCATCTTAAAAGAGGAAAAAACCTGGAACTGATTTGGTCTGCTGGAAGCACCACCACTTTGTACACCAAATCCAAAAGGGTTAGAACTCttttgttgctgctgctgttgtggCTGTTGTTGTGAACCAAAGCCAAAGGGATTATTTGGTTTAGCCTGTTGTGGATGAAGAAATCTACAGTTTTCCCCAAACCTACAACTGCAATAACAACACCCAACGACAACAATGGGAATCCAAAAAATTAGGTATCTAACAATTCCGCCACTAGTAGGGATCAAAGTCAAGAAACATCGTTTATACACATTACTTCCGTCGCGCAAAATTAGattgttttcaaattaaatCCCCAGAATACACAACAAGAAACCTAAATTTCTTCAATCGAAAACTCTAattaaacaacaacacacaagcacCAAACTGAGTCAGAACACCCTAgaacagatgaagaagaagaagatgaaaagggAATTTAACCTGCCACGCTGAAAGTTTCTGCACAGTTCCTTTCTCATTCTCGCTGCCTGCTATAAACCTTCAACtgagtgtatatatatgatgattttgCTTCTCTAAGGAAAAAGAGGAAGGAAGCGTTAGATCGACGACGAATTCTGTAAGTTACGATAATACCCTTAATAACATTAAGGTATTCAGGGGCATAAACGTAAATCCTTGAAATTTCATCATCCTCCTTCTTTCTCTTATCCATCATCGTTAACTTTAGTCGTTTCTACACCAGGAAAAGAGTAAGGTAAGCTCTGAAGGCGAAAATGGCGGTTTCACTCCCGAACTCGTTTCTGCAGATCAATCCATGTGTTCCTTCTATGGAATTGAGAAAGGTAAAGCTCCATTATTGATCTTCatgcttcttcgtcttccttcccccaaaatcactaaatttattattttttggggttttttttcaaaataagcCGGCTATGGCGGCATTGGTTGGCGGCGCGAAAGGAAGAGGGAAACAATCGGCgagaagcagcagcaacacGTCGGTGCTTCAAATAACATGTCGTAAGAAAGATTTGCATCCAGAGTTCCACGAAGACGCCAAGGTTTACTGTAACGGAGAGCTGGTGATGACAACTGGAGGAACCAAGAAAGAGTATGTGGTTGATGTTTGGTCAGGTAACCATCCTTTTTACCTTGGGAACCGCTCGGCTTTGATGGTTGATGCTGATCAAGTCGAGAAGTTTCGTAAGAGGTTCGCTGGGCTTTCCGAGATTATGGAGATTCCTGTGCTTAAAGGAGAGATTGTTATGCCTACCAAGAAAGGTAAAGGTCCTGGCAAAGGCAAGAAGAAATGATGAGACTagacttttgttttctcttggttaaaaaactttattgttgtttgttttcaattgaAAATTGGATACTTTGCTTAGGCTGTTAAAATTGTTTATGTTAATGCTCTTCTGAGTGcaatttgatttatgttttgtttgaaatCTATTTGATTTCATTAAGATTGAGGACGAATTTTGGAACTTTAGTGATCTCAGAGCAGTGTTACATATACTATAGTGGACAGCTGAAGAATAAAGCTTTTTTAGCTTGTGAACATTGTTAGAGTTTGACTTTAGTTTTAGATGGCTAGAGAAACATAGCAATGATCCTTTGATTCTTGTGTTCTTGCGAATAAAAGAAAGGATGAGGCGTTTGCCACAGCTTGTGATAATCTCCATCTAGTGTCAAATCGTTCTTAGTGTGCAAGTGTTGTGTTGATTTAGTTGCTTGAGAtcgttttttaattagatttacaGCTTGTTGAACATGGGTCATAGTCTATGCAACTGTCTGCTGAAGTTATCAATCAGGCAGAACATGAACTGTGAGTCTGTGACGCAGTGCCTTACTAATAGTAAGCAGAGCAAAAGCCTTGGACTATGGCCATTCCGTAGGTTAGGAATAAGGTTTGCTTGAGAACATAAAAGTCATATATTGGCACTTGACGATTTGCACAACTCTTTTGAGGGGTGCGGCTTCTGTGGTCATGCCTAATACTGTATCTGTGCGACCAAAGTGTTCATTCAAGTTTGAAAGAAAAGCACATGTGGGCTTTCAATCGGTTATATTAAGAACTGTGTGAATGGAAGAAATGGCCCAATCAACCTCACCATAAAATTGcgttcttttgtaaaaaaaattatattttggggAGACTACTTTAAAATGTGGTCATAGTTTCGAAATTTTAGCGTTTGGACGTGGTAAAATCAAAACTGTGAGAGCCAAACAGATTGGGATCTTTATACAGTGTCTGATCTGAGCAGTTGGGTAAGGGATGTACTTACATCGTTATAGGGAAAAGTGAGACTAAATCAAACTGAGACCGAGTCAATAATTTTAAGTGACACACATGAAATACTGAACAAAAATGGAGGTGGCTCACGTCAAACAACAATGTGGTATCAATCCAAACCAAGTACTAAACTATGATGTTCGTATACAAAAACACTGTGTAATTAGTAATTCTTTTGGTTGAAGTTGTAGATCCTTTTTAAATGAGAATGCTGTGTGATCCGGAGACGTAAATATCTTAAAGCTCAAAACTGGTAGATACACATACAAAAAGAAGGGTTTGATGAATAAACTAATGTTCTGCTGTTTCCTAGCATAAGAATGATGAAAGATACTGTGTTCGGGTTACTGAAACGATATGTCTAACCGTATCTaataaaaaactattaattatGCTTGGACACACAATACAAATTGTTGGTTGCGTTAATTTGTCGAAATAATGCATTCGTTTGTTTGTTAGGAGACAGCGTTCGGCTCTGTTGATATGTCAAATCAGCCTTTGTCTGCAATAAACAACACTACTAGCTCCCCCTCTGTTTTATAATCATtattaatatacaaatatttgcATATGCGTAAGAAGTTCTCGTTTCTTCGTTGCACGTGACTTATCTTGTGATCTCACGTGGTTCTCGACCATTGTCTTCTCTccgattcttttcttttgttcggGATCCATGAACCTCGTAAATGTGTTGTGGATAAGTtatgttcttctttttactttgaCGGCGTCGGCGCGTGACTTTCACGTGTCTTCTTCAAAGATGAAGTCCTTATTTTGTCCATGTAATCAATTAccaatattatttaaatttctcaaaaatgtCCACTCGAATATTTCGTTATAGATCCCATCACTAATTTTATAGTAAGTtgaaatatatacagtatatacgAACGATAGCATAAAAGTGAACTATTAACATTTATCTTCGTACAAGTTTCTATAGTGAAAATATTGTGTCGATAgcaataattaaattagttatGGCAATTACTAGTAAACACAAGCtaatcattgttttattttcatagacagggagacaaaacaaaacattgtttGAAGATTAAAAAGTATTCTCTAGgttcttttctaaattttaatatactactaaagaaaaaccaaaaagaacaattACTCTATATTGTGCTCTACCATTATTGGTTGGGTGTCcacaataaatataattaggttttttcaaaaaaaaaaaaaacataattaggtaaaaacaaaacaatataaaaatgaagggaaaaatgcaaaaagagtCATTGAGGATATATTAAAGTATATAAAAAGACCAGTGCTGCGGCTGCGATGGTATTATTATGACTTCGTATCAGAGTGTGTCAGTAGTGTATCTCCTCTCTTCCTAAAACAATCGCTTCACTTTCCCGTTTCAATTTTCCCGGAAAATATCACTGTATCGTTTAGTTTCCCCTTTCATTTTCCCAGAATAATAATCGTAATTTACTTTCTCAAACCTATACTATTAATATTCATCAGAGATCAAAGCATTTTCTCGGTCTCTGTTTCAATTTCAcggaaaagacaaaaaaataaaacagagtgagttaaaaaaaaaaaaaaagatgaagcaGTTTGAGTACCATGGCGTGGAGGCGGAGAAAGCGGAAGCGATGAGGAGATACAACAACCGTCGAAGCTTCCGTAACTTTCTACGTTTAGCCGCCGTAGCTTCTCTCTGTTACTTATGGTTCCCGACTGTGGCGGTTTTGTTACAAACCGTCGGCGGTTTGATTTACCGGACCGGATCGGCTTTGATAAACGATCGTACTGTCGCCTTCGTCTTCGCTAACCTAATCGTCGTTTTGATCTTCCTTCTCTCCGGCGAGAGCAACGACGAgaagagtagtagtagtagtaacgaACCAGATCTCTACGATCAATACACGTCTTCTTTCTCCACCGTTACCGTAACCGCCCCCGACGAGAAAGTGGTGGAAGTCGATGTTGATTCGAACAAGCAAATCGTTCCGGCGGCGGAGGTTGAAGAGGCGGTTACGACGAAGAAGGAGATCGTTCCGGCGAATGTGGTGGACTACGATGAATCGATCAAGCAAATCGTTCCGGCGGATGTGGTGGACTACGATGAATCGATCAAGCAAATCGTTCCGGCGTATTTCCCGGAGGTTTCCGCGGATGAGGCTAGTGAGGAGAAGGCGGTTACGACGACGGGAATTTATAGGAGGACGAAATCGGAggcgaagaaaaagaaatcaggGGCGGTGACAGAGTACCGGAGAACGGAATCGGCGACAGAGGTGGAGATGGAGAGGCTGAGCAGTGAAGAGTTTCGTTTAAAGGTAGAGAGCTTCATAATGGAGACGAAGAGAAGCCTTATTCttgaaaacgacgtcgttcaATAATCAAGTTCGAGGACTTGGATCTAGACATGGCCTCGTTGCTTGCTACTACTGCCAGTAGCGATGGCTATGGCCTATGGCTCTGTGTGTCGTGGTAGTCTAAAAAGCTGACTTAAGAGTTAGATAGGGGCAACAaagtaaaaactcaaaaatgagTTTGgtagttaattttaaaattagatgaTGCTGgtggttttatttttctgaattcGCTAgcttttattttcaatttttcatcttTGATGGTTTATTATGCTTTTTACTAGGCACGTCCACCACAATGAAGCTGAAATACGGAAATACAATATTTCTTTGCTTTATAAATTGTAATCATCAATGTCTTAGATTATAAACAAAGACATTTTTCATAATGACTCGTAAACAtataggacaaaaaaaaaatggagaaaattATGATCATAGCGACGGAAGCAATGCAGAGACGGAAGTGAGAGAAAATAGTCActgatataataaataaaaatgtacttTGAatatcaacacaaaaaaaaaaaaaaaaaacagttttctGATTTTCCCCCAAAAGTAATCAAATCTTTGCTTAGGAGACCTAAATTCGGATATAAACATTGTTCTCTTCTATATAGGGATTGGTGGTGTATACGAAATTACCAACCTACTCAGAATGCAGAGTCGTATCACCACTTCTCGTAATTTCGTATATAACCAAACCCCAAGCTCCTCTCTTCACCAGCACACCTTCTTTTTCTTGTGAtacttctcatcttcttctcggTCTATGTACGCCAAAAGATCATCTTGTCTCACTAAAGCCTCATGCAAAGCCTGAATCATTGGACAGTATGAAGTTAATATTCATATACAAAGACAGTTCCTTTATATATCAATCaatgaaagaaaaatggaaTTCAGTATAATACCTTTTTGGTAGCGATGAGCTCTGCCTCAAGTGCATCCACACGATAAACAGCTGTGTTAAGCAACTCCTCTTTCTCAGGAGGCATCTCATGTCGCTTCGAGTGCAGTGTTTCAACCTGTTTCTCAAGATCTCCTAGTCTATTAACAACAGAAGAAAACACATTTCTCTCCGTGATAGTCGCAACAGCCGGTGAAGGAGGAAGAGACTCTCTAGCGATTGTTTCATGAACTGAAGTTGCAGACTGGATGTGTCTTTTACTCTGTGGCACAGCCACAGCTGTGATAAGCGTAAGCAAGTTTACAAGGAACGCGGTTAGCCACATCCAGATATGACTAACCAATCCTGTTTTGCCCAAACCGGGAGTACCGTCTGAACCTGCACCAACATATTCCATTACATTGAAACTTTTTTGCATTCATCTGATTTCTGATTTACATATCATAGTATTTAGCTTCCACTCTTTTACCTTCTGAGGCCTTTGGCTTTTCATGGGCCATCCAAGCAACATCCACAACTTTGTCTACCATTGGTGAATCATACTCTGATGAATCAGTAGGATTTGCTTTACTATTGGCCCTAATCTGAAAGTAAGGTCAGGTAATAATTAAAGTAATCTGAACTGCATACTGTGATTTTCACTTCCGTACAATAAAACGCTTACATCTTCACAAACAGGAGTCAGCTTGGGAATACGAATCCCTCTATTTACTTTTGGAGAAGCCATCTCTTCCACTTCAGACCCTGATTCCGCTGTGGAGGTGTCACTCATTTTTATCTATGACAAAAGGATCATTAGTGTTACTGTCAGATGCATATTATCAAAAACAAGTTTCCCGTCTAAGTCCAGAAGACCTTTACCCCAGAAAAAGATGGCTTCTCGCTCGAAGACATACGAGAAAAACTGTTTAGAGCTGAATTATGTCTGCAGAGCGGTCCACCACTTTGAACCATCTACAGGCGGGGAGATCAGTTAGGTAACATTATTCTATTTGTGTAAATCTCTTTAACTAAAATACAGTAAAGAATAGGCTGTGGTAAATCGAATTTTACCTTTAATATCTCTGGATCATTCCACGGACCTTTATCAGATCTCATACAACCACCTCGATCGGCACAGGTGCAAGTGCCACCAAGAAAATCTGGCAGCTGGCTGAAAAAGTTCCGAATATGGTTAGGAAGTTAAATCATATTTTGGACTCATGTCAACCAAACAAGAGGACTGAAAAGTCTCTACCTTGCATCAATCATCTCAAGTAATTTGCTTTGGTACTTGTTACCAATAACCTATTTCAACAACACATCGACAATAGTTGATACGATTAAAGATAATCTTTAAGATAACTAGTGGAAATGTGGATGGATATGCATAAAAAGGGTAAATTTACATGAATCTTCGTGACTGTTTTTGGATCAAGAAATTGTTTCACTGTGGCCCAAACTAGCTTAAAACCAGAACCACCATTGATGATGAACATACGATGAAGTGTCTGCATATAgcaatatatatgaaatgttaCCTCACATTATCTTTTATTAAACTAATATGAAAGAAAACACACATTTGGTTACAAAATCAATAGCAACCAGCCCATACCTCAGGGTAGTTATCATTGTCAATCTTTTGCAGCTGGATTATGAGATCCCTCGCAGGCTTAGAAAAGTTCTTGAATCCCTGCAAAACATAGTTGAATTTTAATAAGATGCCGGACATCAAACAAACGAATACACTAGGGAAAATTAAAAGAATCCAGTCCTTTTACTAACCACGCCTTGGACGTCTAGAATAGTTGTGCTAGAGTCAATGTGTCTCTTAGCAGCAATGCAGCAAGCTGGAAGCTTAATGTTGATAGTTTTCTCAAACTCCCGAACATGATACCTAATGAATCTTTCAACTGTAGTGACTTGCATGAGCATAATTGGATTAACTTGTCCTAATCTTTCAATGTAAACAGGTCTTCCTTCTTTGTCAACACCATGATAACCATGAGGGTAGTATTTCAGAACCTCATCTAACTCTTCAAACTCAAAATCCTATttgacacaaaatcaaactctCATCACATGAATATTGACACGCATATTcagattataataaaaaaaaacatataattaacCTCGAAAATTGTGTCTGTGCCAAAATCTTTCCTCCATTGAATCATATTACTCCACATTAACTTAGTTTTCCCAATATCAAACTTCCTAGCTTTCAAGAATCTAACAGTGAACAAAAgaatcatcattatcatcatcatcatcatcatcaacaacaattcGTCAATCGTGAGAGAGAGGGGAATAAAAAGCAGACCTCAACATAATGTGATAATCATCAAGAGTAGGAGGAAGCAAATTCTCAGAGACGAGCAAATGACGGAACTCGTCAACAGCACGCAGCTCCTCGACGTCGTGAATGTCTTCAATGGTGAGAGAGAAATTACGATCGCCGCTTCTCCTCCTGCTGCTACTTTTCTTCTTCAGCGAGTGTCTGAGTTTGCTCGAAGCTTTCGCTGCTTTCTTCTTGAAATTGAAATTCCcgattcttgttttcttctcatcCTCAGATACTTCGAAATCTGACCTCCGTTCTCTTCTCTCATCGTTGCTCGAACACCCTTCaaaacctgcaaaacaaaaaaatcacaacaacaataaaatctcaattaaacaacaaaaatcccCAAAATTCTCAACCCAAATTACAGTTTCTCAAACTCAATTCCCTAAAATCCTCAATCCAAAACCTATATATCTTAACCACGATGATCGGAGAAAGGGGGTGAATAAATCAATTAAACTCACAAGGCCTCGCGAGTCGATCAAGAGAGCCTGACATGAGGGAATCAGGGGATCTCCACGAGAACGGGCGGATTCGTAATCGGGCAGCCTCCTCCCAAGAGAGAGAagcgattcttcttcttcagaggaGAGAAATTGAAAGAGACGTAAAGAGGGACAAGtaaagtgatgatgatgatggggttTTTATAACCTCATAATTTTTTagtcttcttttattttattttatgtaaactTTGCGTTAGACTTAGAGAGAGATACATTAATTGTTGTTGTTAGCCGGAAAACACCAACGGTAGACGCTAACACCGtcggtgattttttttttattttccattctttaaacacttttaaaaacataatcttTGCTTTGTTCTATATTAGTTTAAATCCTAATT is a genomic window containing:
- the LOC104753854 gene encoding zinc finger CCCH domain-containing protein 16-like translates to MRKELCRNFQRGSCRFGENCRFLHPQQAKPNNPFGFGSQQQPQQQQQQKSSNPFGFGVQSGGASSRPNQFQPFENTWSRTGSTPNAAAGASAQQTGGKQTQSADHKCTDPAACKRVMQDDFKNERPMWKLTCYGHWKYFPCDVTGDISYEELRALAYDEAKRGIPLQSIVERERNLQNSKIAEFESFLRNPYKGSVTANQSPFAAPTPNIFPPTNQINSSPPAFSGFNQQPAFPNTNAGGLSSSGPLNAFASFSHQSNNQQTTFPNTNAGGVSSSGPPNLFASFNQQSNNQQAAFPNINAGGVSSSGPSNAFASFNKQPNAFSVNTPQPVPSGPSGFQTHPSVAFKPASFGPGPGLPTTPQNNNIFGRPTPTPAPNTSQTAFNFNVPVASFTAPAVDTTNTSSGTELQIQGDPVDSSIWLKEKWNPGEIPEQAPPDAFVCDPVDSSIWLKEKWNPGEIPEQAPPDAFV
- the LOC109129533 gene encoding zinc finger CCCH domain-containing protein 16-like encodes the protein MRKELCRNFQRGSCRFGENCRFLHPQQAKPNNPFGFGSQQQPQQQQQQKSSNPFGFGVQSGGASSRPNQFQPFENTWSRTGSTPNAAAGASAQQTGGKQTQSADHKCTDPAACKRVMQDDFKNERPMWKLTCYGHWKYFPCDVTGDISYEELRALAYDEKRVRE
- the LOC104751407 gene encoding 50S ribosomal protein L31, chloroplastic, encoding MAVSLPNSFLQINPCVPSMELRKPAMAALVGGAKGRGKQSARSSSNTSVLQITCRKKDLHPEFHEDAKVYCNGELVMTTGGTKKEYVVDVWSGNHPFYLGNRSALMVDADQVEKFRKRFAGLSEIMEIPVLKGEIVMPTKKGKGPGKGKKK
- the LOC104751410 gene encoding uncharacterized protein LOC104751410; translation: MKQFEYHGVEAEKAEAMRRYNNRRSFRNFLRLAAVASLCYLWFPTVAVLLQTVGGLIYRTGSALINDRTVAFVFANLIVVLIFLLSGESNDEKSSSSSNEPDLYDQYTSSFSTVTVTAPDEKVVEVDVDSNKQIVPAAEVEEAVTTKKEIVPANVVDYDESIKQIVPADVVDYDESIKQIVPAYFPEVSADEASEEKAVTTTGIYRRTKSEAKKKKSGAVTEYRRTESATEVEMERLSSEEFRLKVESFIMETKRSLILENDVVQ
- the LOC104702278 gene encoding phosphatidylinositol/phosphatidylcholine transfer protein SFH5 encodes the protein MSGSLDRLARPCFEGCSSNDERRERRSDFEVSEDEKKTRIGNFNFKKKAAKASSKLRHSLKKKSSSRRRSGDRNFSLTIEDIHDVEELRAVDEFRHLLVSENLLPPTLDDYHIMLRFLKARKFDIGKTKLMWSNMIQWRKDFGTDTIFEDFEFEELDEVLKYYPHGYHGVDKEGRPVYIERLGQVNPIMLMQVTTVERFIRYHVREFEKTINIKLPACCIAAKRHIDSSTTILDVQGVGFKNFSKPARDLIIQLQKIDNDNYPETLHRMFIINGGSGFKLVWATVKQFLDPKTVTKIHVIGNKYQSKLLEMIDASQLPDFLGGTCTCADRGGCMRSDKGPWNDPEILKMVQSGGPLCRHNSALNSFSRMSSSEKPSFSGIKMSDTSTAESGSEVEEMASPKVNRGIRIPKLTPVCEDIRANSKANPTDSSEYDSPMVDKVVDVAWMAHEKPKASEGSDGTPGLGKTGLVSHIWMWLTAFLVNLLTLITAVAVPQSKRHIQSATSVHETIARESLPPSPAVATITERNVFSSVVNRLGDLEKQVETLHSKRHEMPPEKEELLNTAVYRVDALEAELIATKKALHEALVRQDDLLAYIDREEDEKYHKKKKVCW